GTTGTTTCTGGTGAAGGGCAAAGATGGAGAGAGTGAGCTCAGAGTTTCAAGAGACAGGGTAGCCACTGTAGGCTGCCACGTGCAAAGCCATGTTTCCTGTTTCCTTATTGTTAAATCATATGAAGCAGTTAGCTCTTTAACCACATGCATCATTCCCAAATATCCAAATGCTTTCGTCTCTTCACGTAAGATATTTAGTAAAATCAGTTATAGATAGGTATGTGAAGATGTCTATTTTGTATCACTACATAAGGTAGTACTTGCGTGTGTCATAAAGATAGGTTGAGTTGGTGTTCGCGTTTTGTGATGTCCGTGGACTTGTTAAGCTTAGAGAAGATGTAATATATTTATTGGGATATTTACATTGAAGATAAATAATATTACTTGAAGAAGAAAAGGAAAAGGAGACATTGCTTACAAGAAAAAAGAAAGTTGTTTAATTTTCTTTTGAAGAACTTGAGGAGCAAGTTCTAGTTATCTATTCAAGGGGGACGTGCCTTTATAAAGAAAATTATCTTTGCAAAAAGAAGAAAAGTCGAGAGATCATTGTTTGGTGCTTGTGTGGTCAAGTCTTTGGTGTCACTACTCTACGTTAGGTGCTGACGTAATTGTTGTCGTACTTCCAGAGTGTTGAAAGATTAAAGCCTAGACTCAGGGATAGTTTAGCTCGGGGTTACATTATCCTGATAAACAAAAATCTAGACTCTAGGGTGAGTTTTAGCTTAGGATTGGAGTATCCTAAAGGATTCTTGTAATAGAAAATATTGGTTGTAAATGCTTTCTTGTTCTAGTGAATTCGAAAAGAGAAAAAAAACTTGTGTCTTGTTTATTTCTGCATTTTACTCTGACCTCACAACACTTACGATTGGTATCAGAGCGGGTCACCTAAGTTATTGGTGAGATCTTAAAGGGTGAGAAAAGAAACTGGTTGAAGAAGAAGGACATAGTTTTTGATGGCGGCATATCAAGCGAGAACGTCTATGACAAAACCCACACCTTTTGATTCATCCAATTATGGATATTGGAAGGTATTTATGAAAGCTTTTATCAGTGTTCTTGATGAGGATTGGTGGAGTTCTACTGAAGCTGGTTGGAGTCATTCGGTGATGCTTGATGATGAGAAGGTTGAATTTCTTAAGCCAAGAGATCAGTGGACTGCTGCAGAGAAGAAGTCTTCAAATTGCAACTCTAAGGCCAAGACTGCGATTTACATTGCTATTGATGCAAGCTACTTTAAGTTTATTTCTCAATGTACTTCAGCTTAGAAGGCATGGAAGACATTGGAGAATATGTTTGAAGGTATTACAAGTGTCAAGCGAATTAGGCTGGATATATTTGAAGGCATGGAAGACATTAGTAGATTTTTTGGATGATTCTATTTTAATAGTATAAATATATATTTGAAATTATTCTTTTAAGGATGAAAGGAGTAAAATGTAAATTCATTTTGAGTTTGCCTTATTTTGAAGGAAAAAATGAGGTTAACCATTGGAAGTGCTTAGTAAACCTTACTCTGATTTTGCTGTTGTTATCTTGAATAGAGAACAGATTTCAATAGTTCATCCATGAATAGTTGGTACTTTTTATTGTAATTTGGTTTGTTTCACTAGAGAGATATCCAATGTTTATATTTCTTTTGTTAGTTTCACCATTGAACTACTAAAGTTATCTTAATTACCGGTTTGAAATCATTATTCAACTCAAAACTTTATCATATTCTTGTCAAACGCTTGTTTGGTGTACGTTTGATGTAAACATCATGTATCTAACGATTATCCCAGATTAAACAATCTCACGTTTCAATATTTTGTGGAGAAAACTTAGTTGTTTAATCTGATAGACTGTTGTAGTCAATAAAACTCGAAAATGACGTACTTGATTGGGCTATTTTTTTTTCTTATTCGTATTTTGTTCATTCCACGATCTTTTGGTGTCTGCACTTGATCGGTCGTTCAACAACCTAACTCTCAGGCACAGACAATCAATAAATTTGAGAAAAATCATGAATCCCACGTCACGAGTCACGACCAAGTCCCGTCGAAACGACAGTGTCTTACGACAACTACCGAAATAACCCGGAACCAGTCCACCATGGCGGTTTGATAAACCAATCAGATTACTCCCACGCGCCAATCTCCCAATCGCTCAGCTTAAACGCGGAGGAAGCTATACTGTCAAATGTCAATATCATTAATATTCGGTCACTTATTTTGGTTAATCATATTCATTAGTATTTTTTTTTTGAAGTTTCGGCACTTAAAGCATCATTATCCAAGTTTTTTAAGGCGGAGTTTTTATGAAACCCGCCCTAAGAACCCCGTCCTAAGAACATCATTATCCAGGATTTCTTAGAGCATCAAAAATTTTATTGTTTTTTTGATGTGTGTGTTACCCCACTCTAAGAAATCTCACCCTAAGAAACACTGCCCTAAGAAACCCTAGATAATAATTTTTTTTTATAATATTATTAATTCACCCAATGGGAATTGGAAAGTACACGTCACTGCCGGAGAAAAGCCGGAAACCTAAAGAAACGATACTCAAACAAGAAAAGAGAGACAAAGCTCAACACAAGACCTAGATCTAAGAGAAAAAATCACAAGCGAGGGAAAGAAGATACTAGGAGCATAAAGCCCCACTCCGACGAACACGATTGGTTAGCAAATCCGATGTCACCGTAACTTCACGGCGGCCAGTGTGTTCGGAACCAGCCGATGATCCATCAACGGTTCGTCTTCAGAGCTAGAGCCAACCTCGGAGGGATCCCGCGGCCCCGAGCGCCGGAATCTACAGGAGAACCGACTCTTGAACTTTTCTCCGCCAAGCTCTGTCGCTGCCTCGCCGTCGCACACCTCTTCAAGCACCACGTACAAACCCTAATTCCACCGGCCAAGAGAAGCTTCTGCATCTAAGAGGGAAGGTTCCGGAGAACCGCCATCTCCAGAACAAGCTCGTCGACAACAAAAGCCCCCACAGCAACGGCGTTGAAAGAAAGACCCTAGCCTCGATGGTTAACTTGCGGAAATCCTGAGAGCCTCCACCGTCCTCTAGCAGAGATCTACCACCAGCTTCCGACGAAACACCAAGCCACAGCTTCAACGTAGAGGACCACTGTGACAGTGACCTAAACGCCGCGGAGGAGAGAAAGGTTGTGCCTCCTTCAGTTCGTCACTTTCCTTTTGTTAAGCGCAAGTTCCGACGAACGAAAAAGTAAAGGGGGGGGGGAGCATCCTTGGAAGACCGACGAGACGCCGGAAGGTCGGAGCTCCTCCCAGATCTGGATCTAGAATTTTGAAAACAGAGAGAGAGAAGCGCGTGTCTTTAATCGCCGCTTAAAGGCCTTTTTTTGACCCTAGATAATGATGCTCTAAGTATTTCGTCTTAAGAAATCCCGTCCTAGGAACCCCGCCCTAAGAACCCTGTCCTAAGAAACTCTAGATAATGATGCTCTAATTACTCCGTCCTAAGAAACCCTGGATAATAATGCTCTAAGAAATAATTTCTTAATTTTTTAATTAAAATTAAGAAACAATTTATTATATTTCCCTAAGAACCCAATTTTTTTGGAAAATGATTCTGTAAGAGAAACACCATTGGTATGAAACCGCATGAGTTTCTTAAAACATCAGAATATTAAACTTTTAAACAAACTAAATTACCTAACTAAATTTCATTTTTAAGGAAAAATCAGCTTGTATTAAAATGACATGTGGACAATAAACTAGATACTAATGGCCTGCGAAATGCTCTCCTTTTTTTTCCTACTTATTCTGTTTTTATTATCTTTTACTTGTCTGATTTTTGGGTTAGAAACCCAACCCTTCATAATCATGCTCTTAGCATTTGATCACCCAAAATATATAATATGCAATGAGCTAGCATTTTTTCTTGCCTTTCTAAGGTTTTATATTCATAGAATTTTAAATAACCATTCATTGTTATAAACCAAATGATGATCGACCATGGACCAGCCCGTACTGCAGGCCCAATCCGGGACATGATAAAGACAACCAGAGACTATGTGTTTATCTAGTATATATTCCATGTATATCTGTAACATAGTGTTTATCCTTATCCTTATCTTGTTAGGATAAACATGATCTTATGACGGTCTAATACCTTGTATATATATGGACCTTCTGGTCGACAGTAATNNNNNNNNNNNNNNNAAACCCTAACCCTAAAAACCAGAAATAAATCCGAGCAGTAAAAACCCTAATTCCCGACGAACTTCAAACAGCTCTATCCCTCAACTCAAGTGGATCCAAACGACGAGCCAGATACCAAATTAAAGCTCTTGACGAGAAGAAGCCAACGCCGCTAACCCCACATCAATCTGAGTTTGGACGCGCCCTCACGCTCAGCTACAATACAGGCGGAAAATTTGTTTCAGAAACCAAAATCTCTCTCAACCATATACCAGTCTCCTATTACAACAAGCAGCAACAAAAACAATAATTCCTAGCAATCCATCAGCTAACCAGGACGATCTGTAACTGATAGACCGATGAACCCATCAAAAGTTTTCAGGTATCATCGAAAACTCATCTAAAACCCATAAAGTATTAAATACCCCCATCCGCAGCCATGTAGCTATATTTAGCAACATGTCTCTGCAAATAAAATAAAACCAGAAACCATAAACTCTTTAAAATCTCGAACCTGAACTTGTTTTGAATCTGTTCTTAATCTGAAACTGATTTTAAAATTGTTTAAAACTTTTTCTGATGATCGTTTCACATTAGAACTGTTTAGGATTGAAAGTTAAACAATTTTTTTTTTTAAATCTGACTACTATATGTTGAAAGAAACCGACTGTTACTTGCTTAAACTTATCATTATTATCCTGTTTAATGTTCTTATCTGATCTGAATCAACTAGAACTGTTAATGACTGCATGTTACATAATTTTTATGAAAATCTGATCATGGTTTCATAAATTAATCCGAGGTTTTACCTCNNNNNNNNNNNNNNNNNNNNNNNNNNNNNNNNNNNNNNNNNNNNNNNNNNNNNNNNNNNNNNNNNNNNNNNNNNAAATATCAGAGATATATCTGAGAAAATATATTTATTTTTAAATCGAAAAGTATATAATAAATTGCTTGAATAAGTCAAATCTTCCTGATTTTTTTTTTAAGTCACAATAATTTCTGATTTGATTATTTTTCGAAAAAAAATAATAATAAATATATGGTATATTTTTTGAAAACCCTAACATGATTTCATGATTGAATTGGTTTGCTTGATTGCATATTGTTTGCATACTAATAAATCTCGACTGTTAGGGATATAGATCATTCATAGTTTTCAAGCAATCTGATCTGAACTGAAAAAAAAATCATTGTACTAAATGATCTGATCCAATGGGATGAAGAAAATATGAAACATTTTCCTGATCATCTAAGATAGAATCCCTAAAGGCCTTGAAACCTTGTGTTTGAAATAAGAGGACCTTAAATCTGAAAAATAAATTGATCCACACCTTAATCCGTATGGTTTTAAGAAAATGCTTCATTTAGAAAAAAATTTTCTTTTGGTCCGTGTGTGGCATTGATATGAAGCATGAAAAATTTCAAAAAGATTACTTGATTAAGACCTGTTTTGAATAATGATTTCAGATGTCGAGTTTCATACCCTCAGATTACAAAGCCCTTGATCTCTCTGGAGATAATTATCTTGATTGGGCTATAAACACTTCAGCCGTCTTGAAGTCTAGAGGACTTGGGAAGTGCATCAAGTATGGCAATGACACCCTTGCGTGTGAAAGACACAGAGCCATAATGATTATGCGACACCATCTCTGTGAGGACCTAAGAGACGAGTTTGGATATGTTAATGATCCTCATAATCTCTGGTCATTTTTGAATTCTAGATTCTGTGAGCCATTGTTGCACGAATCCAAGAAAAAATGGGAAGCTCTAAGGTTCCAGGATTATGAATCCGTGGACAATTATCACTCTGATCTTATGAGAATCACCTATAGTCTTAGACTATGTGGTGAATTGGTAACAAACGAGGATTTGTTAAACAAAACTCGTGACAAATTCCATTCAGAGGAAGTGTTGTTATCACATCAGGCCAAAGGTTTCACCACCTATTATGACCTGTTCTCATATTTATTAGACATTGAGCAAAAGAAGCAGAAAAGGATGGATAACATCAGACGGTTTAATGACATCATAAAGATATATTATGAAGTACTAGATAGTGAGAGGAAAATCCCTGAAGCTAATAAAGCCACATTTGATAAGAAGAGATATGAGGAGGATTCCGAGTGGACACTCATGGACCATGAGGTCAGATTATACATTGAATAATTTTTCGACATTCTGATTTTATGTTTTCATATCTGATTTGATTTATTTGTTATTCATTTATGTTATTGAAATAATAAAAACGATTTTGTTTTTATATATTATCTTGCTTGGTCTTGCTTGATGATTCTTGATTAAATAACAAATAAAACCTTAATAAAAGGATAATCAGTCCACTGATAGTTGATTTCATGCATGGTTTAACTTTACCTTGATTGTATAGGTTTAACTTTACCTTCCTGCAATCACATAAAATCAATTGTTGGGTGTAGACTAATGAGTCAGTTCACTGATAGATTGATTTCTCGCATAGATTTAACTTCATCTTGATTGTATAGGTTCAACTTTACCTTCCTACAATCACTTGAAATCAATTAATTGGTACTGACAATGACAAAAGACATGACATTATTCAGACCCATTGAGTTATAAAGATTTAACCAATGAGCAAAGAAAATACGATTCCTTTCAGATTTTTGAAAAATCGCCTAAAAGCATTATGAATGCCTATACCCATATTTTCTACTAATTTATTCTATGCTAAAGATCAGTATGAAAGAGGCATAAAGCCATGGTAACCAGTATGGTTCACCACGAAATAAACACTTATGNNNNNNNNNNNNNNNNNNNNNNNNNNNNNNNNNNNNNNNNNNNNNNNNNNNNNNNNNNNNNNNNNNNNNNNNNNNNNNNNNNNNNNNNNNNNNNNNNNNNNNNNNNNNNNNNNNNNNNNNNNNNNNNNNNNNNNNNNNNNNNNNNNNNNNNNNNNNNNNNNNNNNNNNNNNNNNNNNNNNNNNNNNNNNNNNNNNNNNNNNNNNNNNNNNNNNNNNNNNNNNNNNNNNNNNNNNNNNNNNNNNNNNNNNNNNNNNNNNNNNNNNNNNNNNNNNNNNNNNNNNNNNNNNNNNNNNNNNNNNNNNNNNNNNNNNNNNNNNNNNNNNNNNNNNNNNNNNNNNNNNNNNNNNNNNNNNNNNNNNNNNNNNNNNNNNNNNNNNNNNNNNNNNNNNNNNNNNNNNNNNNNNNNNNNNNNNNNNNNNNNNNNNNNNNNNNNNNNNNNNNNNNNNNNNNNNNNNNNNNNNNNNNNNNNNNNNNNNNNNNNNNNNNNNNNNNNNNNNNNNNNNNNNNNNNNNNNNNNNNNNNNNNNNNNNNNNNNNNNNNNNNNNNNNNNNNNNNNNNNNNNNNNNNNNNNNNNNNNNNNNNNNNNNNNNNNNNNNNNNNNNNNNNNNNNNNNNNNNNNNNNNNNNNNNNNNNNNNNNNNNNNNNNNNNNNNNNNNNNNNNNNNNNNNNNNNNNNNNNNNNNNNNNNNNNNNNNNNNNNNNNNNNNNNNNNNNNNNNNNNNNNNNNNNNNNNNNNNNNNNNNNNNNNNNNNNNNNNNNNNNNNNNNNNNNNNNNNNNNNNNNNNNNNNNNNNNNNNNNNNNNNNNNNNNNNNNNNNNNNNNNNNNNNNNNNNNNNNNNNNNNNNNNNNNNNNNNNNNNNNNNNNNNNNNNNNNNNNNNNNNNNNNNNNNNNNNNNNNNNNNNNNNNNNNNNNNNNNNNNNNNNNNNNNNNNNNNNNNNNNNNNNNNNNNNNNNNNNNNNNNNNNNNNNNNNNNNNNNNNNNNNNNNNNNNNNNNNNNNNNNNNNNNNNNNNNNNNNNNNNNNNNNNNNNNNNNNNNNNNNNNNNNNNNNNNNNNNNNNNNNNNNNNNNNNNNNNNNNNNNNNNNNNNNNNNNNNNNNNNNNNNNNNNNNNNNNNNNNNNNNNNNNNNNNNNNNNNNNNNNNNNNNNNNNNNNNNNNNNNNNNNNNNNNNNNNNNNNNNNNNNNNNNNNNNNNNNNNNNNNNNNNNNNNNNNNNNNNNNNNNNNNNNNNNNNNNNNNNNNNNNNNNNNNNNNNNNNNNNNNNNNNNNNNNNNNNNNNNNNNNNNNNNNNNNNNNNNNNNNNNNNNNNNNNNNNNNNNNNNNNNNNNNNNNNNNNNNNNNNNNNNNNNNNNNNNNNNNNNNNNNNNNNNNNNNNNNNNNNNNNNNNNNNNNNNNNNNNNNNNNNNNNNNNNNNNNNNNNNNNNNNNNNNNNNNNNNNNNNNNNNNNNNNNNNNNNNNNNNNNNNNNNNNNNNNNNNNNNNNNNNNNNNNNNNNNNNNNNNNNNNNNNNNNNNNNNNNNNNNNNNNNNNNNNNNNNNNNNNNNNNNNNNNNNNNNNNNATGGGAATGCGTCTACTACAGTGATGCATTCATCTGGGGGAATTCATGTGTTGTACTCTTTTTCCTATCCTTGGTTTCCCATTTACATTGGTTTTGGGGTTTTTCAGGAGAGGTTTTAATGAGGCAACATTAAGCATGCAACGAACCTGTACCGGATGTGTCGATCAAGGGGGGAGTGTTATAAACCAAATGATGACCGACCATGGACCAGCCCGTACTGCAGGCCCAATCCGGGACATGATAAAGACAACCAGAGACTATGTGTTTATCTAGTATATATTCCATGTATATCTGTAACATAGTGTTTATCCTTATTCTTATCTTGTTAGGATAAACATGACCTTATGACGGTCTAATACCTTGTATATATATGGACCTTCTGGTCGACAGTAATGATAACAGAAGTATTTCCCCAACACTTCATTTACAACATTCATCACGTTATTATTAAAATAGTACTTTACATATTGGTACTAAATTTATGACAAGCTAAATATTTGTCGATATTAGTATTACTATTAGAATGGTTGACAAAAAAGGGTATTATTATTAGGATTAGAAAGGTCCATCAAACCTACCAATGTAGCTTATTAATTTTGTATCATTATACGAAATTAAATTTTTATTATGTATTATTTTTAAAATATTATTTAAATGAATAAAATGTTAGAATATGGACCTCGATATGGTTCTATTCTGTTCATCGTATCGGAGGTTATGTTCTTTTTTGCTTTTTATTGGACTTTTTCTCATTCTTCTTTGGCACCTGCGGTAGAGATCGGAGGTATTTGGCCCCCAAAAGGGATTGGGGTTTTAGATCCTTGGGAAATCCCTTTTCTTAATACCCTTATTCTCCCTTAGAGCTACCGTAACTTGGGCTCATCATGCTATACTCGTTGGGAAGGAAAAACGAGCAGTGTATGCTTTAGTAGCTACTGTTTTACTGGCTCTAGTATTTACTGGCTTTCAAGGAATAAAATATTATCAAGCACTCTTCACTATTTCGGATAGTATTTATGGTTCTACCTTTTTCTTAGCAACATTCATGGTTTTCATGTGATTATAGGTACTCTTTTCTTGATTATATGTGGTATTCGGCAATATCTTGGTTATCTAAATTAATTTTACTTAACACTATAGAAATTCATATAAGACAGTTTTATTTGCACTATTTTGAATTATTTTATGAAAATTCATGTCTAACGATTTCATATACATCATGCTAAAAATCTCATATAACATTCTTCAAGTAGTTTGCATAGAAAAAAAAAGTAGTTTGCATAAAAACACCTTTTCCTTTAAAGATTCTAAATTCCCGTTTTCGATAGAAAAAACAAAAAGAACATCCCATCAAATCATTATGTTAAAGAAACTTGGGAAAATTGCTTTTTTAAAACAAAAAAATGATAACTGTTATAAATTATGGAGTGGATTGCCATTAACCAGGCCCGGTCCAAGACCGGCCCAATACCTAGAAAATGGAGGGACGGCCGAAGCCTAGAGAGAGGAGAGAGAGAGCCGAATTCAGGAGAGAAAAAGACGGCCACAAAGCTTAGAGAAAAGGAAACCCTTTCCTTTTCTTAGTAGATGTAATCTTTCCATTATTATGTTTTAGTAGTTTTCCTATTTCATGTTGGATTAGGATATGTACACTTTCTTTTTCTTTTTCTCTTTATCTTGTAATCCTTATATAAAGGAACCCCCACCGTTCATTAATAATAAGACAGAAACATTCAGTCTGTAAATCTCTCTAATTACAACACGTTATCAGCACGATAGACTCCAAAACCCTGAGACAAAACCTAACCTAAAATCCGTCACACATAAACCCTAATCCAGACGCAACTTAAGATCAATCTATATCTCAAACCCTGAGGAACCAGACGACGAGCCACATATCAAATTGAAGCTCTTGACGAGACGAATCCATCAGCGAAAAGCGTTCGTCGATCCAATCTCAGACGCGCCCACATTCGCAGAAACAATGCACGGCGCCGTCTTGGTCTTTTGGAACCCTAATTCCGAAAAAACCCCAAACTGTTCTCGCTTGCGTTCCGGCTTACAAACACCCGATCAGCTCCAGCCCTAAAACCGTTCGTCGATCCGATCTCAGACGCGCCCACACTCGCAGAAACAATACTCGGCGCCGTCTTGGTCTTTTGGAACCCTAATTCCGAAAAAACCCCAAACTGTTCTCGCTTGCGTTCCGGCTTACAAACACCCGATCAGCTCCAGCCCTAAGGTGTTCCTGATCCTAGACGACCTCAGTTTCCAGTTCACATCACAGCCAGCTTGAGTTCCCAATCAACCCGCTCGCGAACTCAAGAAGAAGACGCGTCCGACGTCCTCGGCGCACATCCGCGACCAGACGCCAANNNNNNNNNNNNNNNNNNNNNNNNNNNNNNNNNNNNNNNNNNNNNNNNNNNNNNNNNNNNNNNNNNNNNNNNNNNNNNNNNNNNNNNNNNNNNNNNNNNNNNNNNNNNNNNNNNNNNNNNNNNNNNNNNNNNNNNNNNNNNNNNNNNNNNNNNNNNNNNNNNNNNNNNNNNNNNNNNNNNNNNNNNNNNNNNNNNNNNNNNNNNNNNNNNNNNNNNNNNNNNNNNNNNNNNNNNNNNNNNNNNNNNNNNNNNNNNNNNNNNNNNNNNNNNNNNNNNNNNNNNNNNNNNNNNNNNNNNNNNNNNNNNNNNNNNNNNNNNNNNNNNNNNNNNNNNNNNNNNNNNNNNNNNNNNNNNNNNNNNNNNNNNNNNNNNNNNNNNNNNNNNNNNNNNNNNNNNNNNNNNNNNNNNNNNNNNNNNNNNNNNNNNNNNNNNNNNNNNNNNNNNNNNNNNNNNNNNNNNNNNNNNNNNNNNNNNNNNNNNNNNNNNNNNNNNNNNNNNNNNNNNNNNNNNNNNNNNNNNNNNNNNNNNNNNNNNNNNNNNNNNNNNNNNNNNNNNNNNNNNNNNNNNNNNNNNNNNNNNNNNNNNNNNNNNNNNNNNNNNNNNNNNNNNNNNNNNNNNNNNNNNNNNNNNNNNNNNNNNNNNNNNNNNNNNNNNNNNNNNNNNNNNNNNNNNNNNNNNNNNNNNNNNNNNNNNNNNNNNNNNNNNNNNNNNNNNNNNNNNNNNNNNNNNNNNNNNNNNNNNNNNNNNNNNNNNNNNNNNNNNNNNNNNNNNNNNNNNNNNNNNNNNNNNNNNNNNNNNNNNNNNNNNNNNNNNNNNNNNNNNNNNNNNNNNNNNNNNNNNNNNNNNNNNNNNNNNNNNNNNNNNNNNNNNNNNNNNNNNNNNNNNNNNNNNNNNNNNNNNNNNNNNNNNNNNNNNNNNNNNNNNNNNNNNNNNNNNNNNNNNNNNNNNNNNNNNNNNNNNNNNNNNNNNNNNNNNNNNNNNNNNNNNNNNNNNNNNNNNNNNNNNNNNNNNNNNNNNNNNNNNNNNNNNNNNNNNNNNNNNNNNNNNNNNNNNNNNNNNNNNNNNNNNNNNNNNNNNNNNNNNNNNNNNNNNNNNNNNNNNNNNNNNNNNNNNNNNNNNNNNNNNNNNNNNNNNNNNNNNNNNNNNNNNNNNNNNNNNNNNNNNNNNNNNNNNNNNNNNNNNNNNNNNNNNNNNNNNNNNNNNNNNNNNNNNNNNNNNNNNNNNNNNNNNNNNNNNNNNNNNNNNNNNNNNNNNNNNNNNNNNNNNNNNNNNNNNNNNNNNNNNNNNNNNNNNNNNNNNNNNNNNNNNNNNNNNNNNNNNNNNNNNNNNNNNNNNNNNNNNNNNNNNN
This sequence is a window from Brassica oleracea var. oleracea cultivar TO1000 chromosome C1, BOL, whole genome shotgun sequence. Protein-coding genes within it:
- the LOC106336295 gene encoding uncharacterized protein LOC106336295, translated to MSSFIPSDYKALDLSGDNYLDWAINTSAVLKSRGLGKCIKYGNDTLACERHRAIMIMRHHLCEDLRDEFGYVNDPHNLWSFLNSRFCEPLLHESKKKWEALRFQDYESVDNYHSDLMRITYSLRLCGELVTNEDLLNKTRDKFHSEEVLLSHQAKGFTTYYDLFSYLLDIEQKKQKRMDNIRRFNDIIKIYYEVLDSERKIPEANKATFDKKRYEEDSEWTLMDHEVRLYIE